A window of the Haloquadratum walsbyi C23 genome harbors these coding sequences:
- a CDS encoding Rieske (2Fe-2S) protein, translating into MNDSCRIASSEDVSKDETLVFTASAGFDTTEGILTRLSDDTIVAYTNYCPHWRDVRLDSGSGALVRDETVVCQKHGATFEKSTGHCDFGPCEGAVLDTFDITVTDGTVYLTDNEWEEATQGVSEDRDLSSGTQIGF; encoded by the coding sequence ATGAATGATTCATGCCGGATAGCTTCGAGTGAAGATGTATCAAAGGATGAAACACTTGTATTTACTGCCTCAGCAGGATTTGATACGACGGAGGGAATTCTCACCCGTCTTTCTGATGATACAATTGTTGCGTATACGAATTACTGTCCACACTGGCGTGATGTTCGTCTTGACTCAGGATCAGGGGCACTCGTTCGCGATGAGACGGTTGTCTGTCAGAAACATGGAGCAACATTTGAGAAATCGACCGGACACTGCGATTTCGGACCATGTGAAGGAGCTGTGTTAGATACGTTTGATATAACAGTCACAGATGGTACAGTGTACCTGACTGATAATGAATGGGAAGAGGCTACCCAAGGAGTATCTGAGGACCGTGACCTTTCTTCAGGGACTCAGATTGGATTCTGA
- a CDS encoding glycosyltransferase family protein, with product MMTRSIGVVIPAYQPDPERLTSYLQQLDTQVTPSPAVLRIELDAPSSSLLKQLYSRLSNSTFTASVEIAIADTRRGKGAAITAGFERLCACTNTTANSTTTTVTSNNETTERSNIDPGFDRDTDVTINLTTTPPASTIDILAFADADGSTPASSFETVLRALINDTADVATGSRRHPSADVTAHQTLGRRYLGDGFAWLARRLLDEQLYDYQCGAKAITTDAWQAVRSHIYASGFAWDIELLAISGGLGYQVAEVPVRWEDQPGSTVSPLRTALRLGRVLVTARHRARALAHDPVHRLLASIERSSSQPVIDSVATSKPTALSERATNITIDAEAEAEADVNVNIDTTDQSSIEVG from the coding sequence ATGATGACTCGCTCTATCGGGGTTGTCATTCCGGCTTATCAGCCTGATCCCGAACGTCTCACCTCATATCTTCAACAGCTCGACACACAGGTGACACCATCACCGGCTGTCCTTCGAATTGAGCTTGACGCCCCTTCTTCATCATTACTCAAGCAGCTTTACTCACGGCTTTCTAACTCGACGTTTACTGCATCTGTTGAAATTGCAATTGCTGATACTCGTCGAGGAAAGGGAGCAGCAATCACTGCTGGATTTGAGAGATTATGTGCATGTACAAACACAACTGCGAATTCAACAACAACGACAGTTACGAGTAATAATGAGACGACCGAAAGATCAAATATTGATCCAGGATTTGATCGAGATACAGACGTAACTATCAATCTGACAACAACGCCTCCTGCGTCAACTATTGATATACTTGCATTTGCGGATGCAGATGGCAGTACGCCAGCATCATCATTCGAGACTGTTTTGAGGGCGTTAATCAATGATACTGCCGATGTCGCAACGGGCTCGCGACGACATCCATCAGCTGATGTCACTGCACATCAGACATTAGGGCGAAGATATCTTGGTGATGGGTTTGCATGGCTCGCTCGTCGACTGCTTGATGAACAATTATATGATTATCAATGCGGTGCAAAAGCGATCACCACAGATGCATGGCAGGCAGTTCGGTCACATATTTATGCCTCTGGGTTCGCGTGGGATATTGAGCTGTTAGCAATCAGCGGTGGACTTGGATATCAAGTCGCTGAGGTGCCTGTTCGGTGGGAAGACCAACCTGGGTCAACTGTTTCACCCCTTCGGACAGCACTCAGGCTTGGTCGTGTCCTTGTTACAGCACGTCATCGTGCACGAGCGCTTGCTCATGACCCAGTTCATCGGCTTCTTGCATCAATCGAAAGGTCATCATCACAGCCAGTCATTGACTCGGTTGCTACATCTAAGCCGACGGCGCTGAGCGAGAGAGCAACTAATATTACTATAGATGCTGAGGCTGAGGCTGAGGCTGATGTGAATGTTAATATCGACACAACAGATCAAAGTTCGATTGAGGTAGGGTGA
- a CDS encoding GtrA family protein, giving the protein MGRGRGRGRDHGIVNALFSRIRFGKFISVGALGAVFDIMTTTALIVIFDLLDEYAKLLGAEVAIIVMFAVNERWTFADMGAPGIAPTISRFFRSNLVRSGGLAVQFLIVRALRQFEITILIAGFDVWQLIPIPIAIAGSLGINYIAESLLTWRVTRS; this is encoded by the coding sequence ATGGGTCGAGGTCGTGGTCGTGGTCGTGATCATGGTATTGTCAATGCGCTTTTTTCACGCATTCGATTCGGAAAATTCATTTCGGTAGGGGCTCTTGGAGCCGTTTTTGATATTATGACGACTACAGCGCTTATCGTTATTTTTGATTTACTTGATGAGTACGCCAAACTTCTCGGAGCGGAAGTTGCAATTATTGTGATGTTTGCGGTGAACGAACGATGGACGTTCGCAGATATGGGTGCTCCAGGAATTGCTCCAACAATAAGTCGATTTTTTCGCTCAAATCTCGTCAGGAGTGGTGGATTAGCCGTCCAGTTTTTAATTGTTCGTGCACTTCGTCAATTTGAGATTACGATACTTATTGCTGGATTTGATGTTTGGCAACTAATTCCAATTCCAATTGCGATTGCCGGCTCACTCGGAATAAATTACATAGCTGAGAGTCTTCTTACATGGCGCGTCACACGGTCATGA
- a CDS encoding 50S ribosomal protein L44e codes for MEMPRRFNTYCPHCDTHHEHEVEKVRTGRSTGMKWNARQTRRGKSTIGNAGKFSKVPGGDKPTKKTNLKYICSDCGKAHMREGWRAGRLRFQE; via the coding sequence ATGGAGATGCCACGCCGATTCAATACGTACTGTCCACATTGCGATACGCATCATGAACATGAAGTTGAAAAGGTCCGAACAGGTCGCTCAACCGGAATGAAATGGAACGCACGACAGACGCGTCGTGGAAAATCAACAATTGGAAATGCCGGAAAGTTCTCAAAGGTTCCGGGTGGGGATAAGCCGACAAAAAAGACAAATTTGAAATATATCTGCTCAGACTGTGGAAAAGCACACATGAGAGAGGGATGGCGTGCTGGTCGTCTGCGGTTTCAGGAGTAA
- a CDS encoding translation initiation factor IF-2 subunit alpha: protein MKYTGWPEPGEPVVGEVDEIADFGVFVDLEEYADKRGLCHISEVASGWIKNVRDHVREGQTVVAKVLDVDESAKQIDLSIKDVNEHQRKETIQEWKNEQKADNWMEIAFGEDIDDERYTAVANALLAEFESLYTSFEQAAIHGTEALDAVELDDEEIAAIVETARRNVSVPYVTVTGYVDLECPVGDGVDKVQSALQAVEGDSQTIGDEIDLDVTYVGAPEYRIRVEAPDYKTAEGALEAAADRAKTAVTDGGTAEYHRERRSDEE from the coding sequence ATGAAATATACTGGATGGCCTGAGCCAGGCGAGCCCGTTGTTGGAGAAGTCGATGAAATTGCAGATTTCGGTGTATTTGTTGATCTTGAAGAATATGCAGACAAACGCGGACTCTGTCATATTAGCGAGGTCGCAAGTGGATGGATCAAAAATGTTCGTGACCATGTGCGCGAAGGACAGACAGTCGTTGCGAAAGTGCTCGATGTTGATGAGAGTGCAAAGCAGATTGATCTCTCAATAAAAGATGTCAATGAGCATCAGCGTAAGGAAACAATCCAGGAGTGGAAAAACGAACAAAAAGCCGATAACTGGATGGAAATCGCCTTTGGTGAAGATATTGATGATGAACGCTACACTGCTGTTGCAAATGCATTACTTGCCGAGTTTGAAAGTCTGTATACAAGCTTTGAGCAGGCAGCAATACATGGAACTGAAGCATTAGATGCTGTTGAGCTGGACGATGAAGAGATTGCTGCGATTGTTGAGACTGCGCGTCGAAATGTCTCTGTCCCATACGTGACCGTCACCGGGTATGTTGATCTTGAGTGCCCGGTCGGCGATGGTGTTGACAAAGTGCAATCAGCACTTCAGGCTGTAGAGGGTGACTCACAGACCATTGGTGATGAAATTGATTTAGACGTAACTTATGTCGGTGCGCCAGAATACCGAATTCGTGTTGAAGCTCCGGATTATAAAACAGCGGAGGGGGCGCTTGAGGCGGCTGCTGACCGTGCAAAGACCGCAGTTACTGATGGTGGAACGGCAGAGTATCATCGTGAACGGCGGTCTGATGAGGAATAG
- a CDS encoding DUF2298 domain-containing protein, which produces MEYIIIARWLIMYAAIFLFGLPIAARLLPMTSSRGVGLAIPIGLLLISFPAYWVGHLPGGWGLPALLAGTVVLVVSAGLAIIDFSKLRNEQKRIQIRFTQAMRPSRRAISDTVVVFVASFAFIILIRAFDPAVIPIGGEKFLDFGLLKTLSRSSSLPPTDFWFAGEPVKYYYGGHLTTILLGWLTETPPRFAYNIALAGYYATLVTAAFEVSGAIAEANGHARRVGGTIGAFFTGIAGNLLTAARLTVASLPASLERQATGIIAQQTGDSAQNINTALQSFSYWDASRVIDGTINEFPLFAWLNGDLHAHMLSTQTLLLGVGIGYAYYRTSRYKKRRRQILVFGAIPLTAAWQAVQNTWSFPSIIALGGLAILVAPTHPVTLLPWSEHPREAPKTNSYIDRIYYEIIRIGWTVGITLICGAIAVGFAAPFLFETATGGGQRTIEFLAPTMRSSIAGLLLVHGAFIIGIVGYLYIQLSDQLSADSESRARVVTGSILLVGGFTVLTWWLNLPVIIITLPVLVAALIGARITHTVGYEAVLIIGGAGLITLVEIMYLNEQAGPGRMNTVFKTYAQVWVLWATAMGIAIPGLRRAQTPPNSSSSPSSTEQLSSKPDTSSSPTATVTATTQADSPTSIGENLQSAELFGSITQSIISVVIACLIISTSMYGVLAIGGHLAAGPPPGGPTLDATAFVDRAHPTEAVAIDWIDNRRGQPTLLEAPGTTRYHDDSRARATYSWYGNPAASLTGVPTVAGWNHEVGYRGQAAYRDRVSDVDLMYTSNASTRATLFDKYNITYIWVGPGEQARYDNISFSMNAVSVAHHSGNVTIYAVDQSDLPS; this is translated from the coding sequence ATGGAGTATATTATTATTGCGCGATGGCTGATTATGTACGCGGCGATATTCCTCTTTGGACTCCCGATTGCCGCTCGATTGCTTCCAATGACAAGCAGCCGCGGCGTTGGACTTGCTATCCCAATTGGATTGTTACTCATAAGTTTCCCAGCTTACTGGGTTGGTCACCTTCCGGGTGGATGGGGACTTCCAGCGCTACTTGCTGGGACTGTGGTGCTTGTCGTCTCTGCTGGGCTTGCTATAATTGATTTTAGCAAACTCCGTAATGAACAAAAGCGGATACAGATCCGATTCACTCAGGCGATGCGTCCAAGTCGACGAGCTATCTCCGATACGGTAGTCGTTTTCGTCGCGTCATTTGCGTTTATTATTCTCATTCGGGCATTTGACCCGGCTGTAATCCCTATTGGTGGGGAGAAATTCCTTGACTTTGGGTTATTGAAGACATTATCACGGTCATCATCGCTTCCACCAACTGACTTCTGGTTTGCTGGAGAGCCGGTGAAATACTATTATGGTGGCCATCTCACAACAATACTTCTTGGATGGTTAACTGAAACACCACCTCGGTTCGCATACAATATTGCACTCGCAGGATATTACGCAACGCTTGTGACAGCCGCATTCGAGGTAAGTGGTGCAATCGCAGAGGCGAACGGACACGCGCGGCGAGTTGGCGGGACAATAGGTGCTTTCTTTACTGGAATCGCTGGAAACTTACTAACAGCCGCCCGACTCACGGTTGCTTCGCTTCCGGCATCACTCGAGCGTCAGGCTACAGGAATCATTGCACAGCAGACAGGTGATTCAGCACAGAATATTAACACAGCGTTACAATCATTCAGCTATTGGGATGCATCTCGCGTTATCGACGGGACGATTAATGAATTTCCACTTTTTGCGTGGTTAAACGGCGATTTACATGCCCACATGCTGAGTACACAAACGCTATTACTCGGGGTTGGGATTGGATACGCATATTATCGGACATCGAGGTATAAAAAACGACGAAGACAAATCCTTGTGTTTGGAGCCATCCCACTCACCGCCGCATGGCAAGCAGTTCAGAACACATGGAGCTTTCCGAGTATCATTGCACTTGGTGGTCTTGCTATCCTTGTTGCGCCTACTCATCCGGTCACACTACTTCCATGGTCTGAGCACCCACGTGAAGCTCCAAAAACTAATTCGTACATCGATCGCATTTATTATGAGATTATCCGAATTGGATGGACCGTTGGGATTACACTTATTTGTGGTGCTATTGCAGTAGGATTTGCAGCACCATTCCTTTTTGAGACAGCCACTGGGGGCGGACAGCGTACTATTGAGTTCCTTGCCCCGACAATGCGAAGCAGTATTGCAGGGTTACTTCTCGTCCACGGTGCATTTATTATTGGAATTGTCGGTTATCTTTATATACAATTGAGCGATCAATTGAGCGCTGATTCGGAGAGTAGAGCACGTGTCGTGACTGGTTCGATTCTGCTGGTTGGAGGATTCACTGTGCTCACTTGGTGGTTAAACCTCCCTGTAATAATTATAACACTGCCGGTGCTCGTTGCGGCGCTGATCGGTGCGCGGATAACCCACACGGTCGGATATGAAGCAGTCTTGATAATCGGCGGTGCTGGGTTGATTACACTGGTTGAGATTATGTATCTCAACGAACAAGCCGGTCCAGGTCGTATGAATACGGTCTTCAAGACATATGCACAGGTGTGGGTATTGTGGGCAACAGCAATGGGGATTGCAATCCCAGGCTTACGCCGGGCGCAAACGCCTCCAAACTCATCATCATCACCATCATCAACAGAGCAATTATCATCAAAGCCAGACACATCCAGTTCACCGACCGCGACGGTGACAGCAACAACTCAGGCAGACTCACCAACATCGATTGGCGAAAACTTGCAGTCGGCTGAGTTGTTCGGATCAATAACACAGAGTATAATCAGTGTCGTGATTGCATGTCTGATCATCAGCACAAGCATGTATGGTGTACTCGCGATTGGTGGACATCTTGCTGCAGGTCCACCACCGGGGGGACCAACACTTGATGCGACCGCATTTGTTGATCGGGCACATCCGACTGAGGCAGTCGCAATCGACTGGATTGATAACCGTCGCGGGCAGCCAACGCTATTGGAAGCACCTGGAACGACGCGATATCACGATGACTCACGAGCACGCGCAACCTATAGTTGGTATGGCAACCCAGCCGCAAGCCTCACTGGTGTGCCAACTGTCGCTGGATGGAATCATGAAGTTGGATATCGCGGACAGGCTGCTTACCGTGATCGTGTCAGTGATGTCGATTTAATGTATACATCGAATGCATCCACTCGGGCTACATTATTCGACAAATACAATATTACGTATATCTGGGTTGGACCAGGCGAACAGGCTCGATATGATAATATTTCATTCTCGATGAATGCGGTGTCTGTTGCACATCACTCAGGGAATGTCACTATCTACGCTGTTGATCAATCGGATCTCCCGTCATAA
- a CDS encoding 30S ribosomal protein S27e, whose product MAGNFYQLQCPDCNNKQVIFGKASTVVNCAVCGTTLATPTGGDAEFNGEVIETVERRSVENAISRVDDSPTDADS is encoded by the coding sequence ATGGCAGGGAATTTTTATCAACTGCAGTGTCCGGACTGCAACAATAAACAAGTTATCTTTGGAAAGGCATCAACTGTCGTTAATTGTGCTGTATGCGGGACGACACTTGCAACACCAACCGGTGGCGACGCCGAATTCAATGGTGAGGTAATCGAAACCGTTGAGCGACGTTCGGTTGAAAATGCAATTTCGCGCGTCGATGATAGCCCCACCGACGCAGATTCATAA
- a CDS encoding RNA-protein complex protein Nop10 — protein MKSNIKICASWQENHEQPVYTLADTCPKCNSVTKNTAPAPFDPTDAYGEYRRALKQRVRE, from the coding sequence ATGAAATCCAATATCAAGATCTGTGCGTCTTGGCAGGAAAATCACGAACAACCAGTATATACACTCGCTGATACCTGTCCGAAATGTAATTCAGTAACAAAGAATACAGCACCAGCGCCATTTGATCCGACAGATGCCTATGGTGAGTACCGACGCGCTCTTAAACAGCGCGTCCGCGAGTGA
- a CDS encoding proteasome assembly chaperone family protein, translating to MEDIEIETVGEATLRDPVLVEGLPGVGHVGKLAVEHLIEEFDSEELTRIYADEFPPQVTVDDDGVTELAHASFHAVSTDGPDLLILTGDHQAQSHAGHYHLTDTFLDIAEDMGAESVYALGGVPTGELVEEPDVLGAVATNGGIDPLNDAGVEFREGEPAGGIVGVSGLLLGLGGRRGLSAACLMGETSGYLVDPTSAQAVLEVLETVVGFEVGYESLEERAEEMKEVVEKIQQMQGQQQGMPTDDDLRYIG from the coding sequence ATGGAAGATATTGAGATTGAGACAGTCGGAGAAGCAACGCTTCGCGACCCAGTGCTTGTTGAGGGGTTACCAGGCGTTGGTCATGTTGGGAAACTTGCTGTCGAGCATCTAATTGAAGAATTTGACTCAGAAGAACTCACTCGTATATATGCCGATGAATTCCCACCACAGGTAACTGTTGATGATGATGGTGTCACAGAATTAGCTCACGCATCATTTCATGCTGTATCTACTGATGGACCGGATCTTCTTATTCTGACGGGAGATCATCAAGCACAATCGCATGCTGGTCATTATCATTTGACCGATACCTTCTTAGACATTGCAGAAGACATGGGCGCTGAGTCAGTGTACGCACTCGGAGGTGTTCCAACAGGTGAACTCGTTGAGGAACCCGACGTACTTGGGGCGGTTGCTACCAACGGGGGGATTGACCCACTAAATGATGCTGGTGTCGAGTTTCGCGAGGGCGAACCAGCAGGCGGTATTGTCGGTGTTAGTGGCTTATTACTCGGCTTGGGCGGTCGACGCGGTCTTTCAGCAGCATGTTTAATGGGTGAAACAAGCGGATATTTAGTTGACCCAACAAGCGCACAAGCTGTTTTAGAGGTGCTCGAGACAGTTGTTGGCTTTGAAGTTGGATATGAGTCGCTTGAGGAGCGTGCAGAAGAAATGAAAGAGGTTGTCGAAAAAATCCAACAAATGCAAGGACAACAACAGGGCATGCCGACTGATGATGATCTTCGCTATATTGGATAA
- a CDS encoding HAH_0734 family protein, whose product MKKLIIRGSLGINRGAEIEVDGEEVICFSIDKQGDYHGPSRPQLWCTVGTEDERETFEKRQYVPHFLDVIAVDAEAITVLSDQGI is encoded by the coding sequence ATGAAGAAACTCATCATTCGAGGAAGTCTGGGCATTAACCGCGGGGCAGAAATCGAGGTTGATGGCGAAGAGGTTATCTGCTTTTCGATTGACAAACAAGGGGATTATCATGGACCCAGCAGACCGCAGTTGTGGTGTACTGTCGGTACTGAGGATGAACGCGAAACATTTGAGAAACGGCAATATGTTCCACACTTTCTTGATGTCATTGCTGTTGATGCAGAGGCGATTACCGTCCTTTCCGACCAAGGCATATAG
- a CDS encoding aminotransferase class IV: protein MSRNRSISDSPLYAHVDNELVPMEDATVSIRDRGFMYGDGVFETLRAYGGEVFRWKAHANRLADSASAINLEHGLSRATLKNRIDETLTANNLDEAYVKLSITRGVQPGKLNPDPTVDPTVVVQTSPLPRGGVNSNPVWDGPATLQTVKTRRIPDRALPSHAKTHNYLNGILARAELRVSDADEAVMLDTDGQLAEGATGNIFFVDGDALCTPSLDGPILPGITRSTVLDIAAEEGIPIREDSFDINTLREAEEAFVTNTTWEIRPVKTIDGIDIGRGPLTTLLQQAFQNRVEKRYYDTHREVPNEE from the coding sequence GTGAGTCGCAATCGCTCTATATCTGACTCTCCATTATACGCGCATGTTGATAATGAACTTGTTCCCATGGAAGATGCGACGGTTAGCATTCGTGATCGGGGATTTATGTATGGTGATGGTGTCTTTGAGACACTTCGAGCGTATGGTGGTGAGGTATTCCGATGGAAAGCACACGCCAACCGTCTTGCGGACTCCGCAAGCGCAATTAATCTTGAACACGGACTTTCACGGGCGACACTCAAGAATCGAATTGATGAAACGCTCACCGCCAATAATCTTGATGAGGCTTATGTTAAACTCTCTATAACACGTGGAGTGCAACCAGGGAAATTAAATCCCGACCCAACTGTTGACCCAACCGTTGTTGTCCAAACGAGCCCACTGCCGCGTGGTGGAGTCAACAGCAACCCAGTATGGGATGGCCCAGCGACATTGCAGACGGTAAAGACACGGCGGATCCCAGATCGCGCTCTTCCTTCGCATGCAAAAACGCATAATTACCTCAATGGAATCCTTGCACGAGCAGAATTACGCGTGAGTGATGCCGACGAAGCGGTGATGCTTGATACAGATGGGCAACTCGCAGAGGGTGCAACTGGTAATATCTTTTTTGTTGATGGAGATGCGCTTTGCACGCCAAGCCTTGATGGACCGATTCTCCCAGGCATAACTCGGTCAACTGTTCTTGATATTGCTGCTGAGGAGGGAATTCCAATCCGTGAGGATAGCTTTGATATTAATACTCTACGTGAGGCTGAAGAAGCGTTTGTCACGAACACAACTTGGGAAATACGACCAGTTAAGACGATTGACGGTATCGATATTGGGCGCGGACCACTCACCACACTGCTCCAGCAAGCATTTCAAAACCGAGTCGAAAAACGATATTACGATACACATAGGGAGGTCCCAAACGAAGAGTAA